In Candidatus Hydrogenedentota bacterium, a genomic segment contains:
- a CDS encoding response regulator produces the protein MKAPKILVVDDEPDTVMLIARALKTEGFDVVSAYDGISAVDLAETERPDLVLLDIMMPMMSGYEVCEQLKANPQTQNIPVLTLSSAHSHDALVKSINAGAATLVLKPFTPAELVAQIRRHLPASQE, from the coding sequence GTGAAAGCGCCGAAGATCCTCGTTGTGGATGATGAACCCGATACTGTCATGCTGATTGCGCGCGCCCTCAAGACCGAGGGATTTGACGTCGTGAGCGCCTATGATGGCATCAGCGCCGTCGACTTGGCCGAAACCGAGCGACCGGATCTCGTATTGCTCGATATCATGATGCCCATGATGAGCGGGTACGAAGTCTGCGAACAACTTAAAGCTAACCCGCAAACCCAGAATATCCCGGTGCTCACGCTCTCCTCCGCCCACAGTCACGATGCCTTGGTCAAAAGCATCAACGCCGGCGCCGCCACCTTGGTCCTGAAACCGTTTACGCCCGCGGAACTCGTGGCCCAGATTCGGCGTCACTTGCCCGCCTCCCAGGAGTAG
- a CDS encoding Gfo/Idh/MocA family oxidoreductase, with protein MNTVRAGVAGVGHLGYHHARIYASLPNVKLVGVADPDEGKRTKASEDFQTKGFDSIEALLEAGVDALSIAAPTSFHHAVALKALEAGVDIIVEKPIAASVLEAEEIVAAANRAGRLLQVGHIERFNGAVVALMDAVTQPRFIECHRLSPYPNRGDDVSVVLDLMIHDLEIVQALVRSEVASVDAVGVSVFSGLEDIANARIRFASGCVANITSSRVSMERMRKIRIFAEDMYVSTDYSAQEVIVYKKKAGKLEPGMSPMELITVEPLEVHKDEPLKRELASFLDCVRTRQRPVVTGEDALAALRLATRVVESIRKPS; from the coding sequence ATGAACACCGTTCGCGCCGGCGTGGCCGGCGTAGGCCACCTCGGCTATCACCATGCCCGCATCTATGCCTCATTACCCAACGTCAAGCTCGTAGGGGTTGCCGACCCTGACGAAGGCAAGAGGACAAAAGCCTCCGAAGACTTTCAGACAAAGGGTTTCGACTCCATTGAAGCCCTGCTGGAAGCGGGAGTCGATGCCCTGTCGATAGCCGCCCCGACCAGCTTTCATCATGCCGTCGCATTGAAGGCGCTCGAAGCGGGTGTCGATATCATCGTGGAGAAGCCCATTGCGGCCTCGGTGCTGGAAGCGGAGGAGATCGTTGCCGCCGCCAATCGCGCGGGACGTCTGCTGCAGGTCGGGCACATCGAACGATTCAACGGCGCGGTCGTCGCCCTGATGGATGCGGTCACTCAACCGCGCTTCATCGAATGCCACCGCCTGAGCCCCTATCCCAATCGCGGAGACGACGTCAGTGTCGTCTTGGACCTGATGATTCACGATCTCGAAATTGTGCAGGCGCTCGTCCGCTCCGAGGTGGCCTCCGTCGATGCCGTGGGTGTTTCCGTATTCTCCGGACTGGAAGACATCGCAAACGCCCGCATACGTTTTGCGTCGGGTTGTGTGGCCAATATCACAAGCAGCCGCGTGTCCATGGAGCGCATGCGCAAGATCCGCATCTTCGCCGAAGACATGTACGTCTCCACCGACTACAGCGCCCAGGAAGTCATCGTTTACAAAAAGAAGGCCGGTAAGCTCGAGCCGGGCATGTCGCCCATGGAGCTCATTACGGTCGAACCCTTGGAAGTTCACAAGGACGAACCTCTAAAACGTGAGCTGGCGTCTTTTCTCGATTGTGTGCGCACGCGGCAACGTCCCGTCGTAACCGGCGAAGACGCCTTGGCCGCATTGCGCCTGGCTACGCGTGTCGTCGAATCCATTCGGAAACCATCGTGA
- the lpxB gene encoding lipid-A-disaccharide synthase has product MTRIYLFAGETSGDIHGANLIRALREEDPSVECAGVGGRQMADAGMRLDFNLAEHAIMGFVEVVRHLGFIRTLFNDTVARLERERPDCLVVVDYPGFNIRLAREAKRLGIPVVWYISPQVWAWKKGRVKTIAQIVRKMLVILPFEEAIYRNAGVSCEYVGHPLVDHLASLTLTGQYRDGLTIGLLPGSREQEIGRLLGVMIGVARGIRDRYPHARFVVPCVDAERETQVRAMAGDFPLETTVGKSYEVLGGARFCLVASGTATVEAALLGVPMIVMYKVAPVTYALARLLVHVEHIGMVNILAGKRIVPEFIQGAATAESILPEALALLEDGPRRNQMIEDLNKVRVQIGGPGASKRAALAVLAVARDATRG; this is encoded by the coding sequence GTGACTCGAATCTATCTGTTCGCAGGCGAGACCTCGGGAGATATACACGGGGCCAATCTGATTCGCGCCCTGCGAGAGGAAGATCCCTCCGTCGAATGCGCGGGCGTAGGCGGGCGTCAGATGGCCGATGCGGGCATGCGGCTCGATTTTAATCTCGCGGAACACGCCATCATGGGGTTTGTCGAGGTCGTTCGGCATTTGGGATTCATCCGCACGCTCTTCAACGACACCGTGGCGCGCTTGGAACGGGAACGCCCCGATTGTCTTGTGGTGGTGGACTACCCGGGGTTTAACATTCGGCTCGCGCGCGAGGCAAAACGATTGGGCATCCCGGTCGTTTGGTACATCAGCCCCCAGGTATGGGCTTGGAAAAAGGGACGCGTGAAGACCATCGCTCAAATCGTTCGAAAGATGCTCGTCATCCTTCCGTTTGAGGAAGCCATCTATCGGAATGCGGGTGTGTCGTGCGAATACGTGGGGCACCCCCTGGTCGATCACCTGGCCTCATTGACGCTGACTGGCCAATACCGCGACGGGCTGACCATCGGCCTGCTGCCCGGAAGCCGGGAACAGGAAATCGGTCGCCTGCTGGGTGTGATGATTGGCGTCGCCCGTGGTATACGTGACAGATATCCCCATGCCCGGTTCGTTGTACCGTGCGTAGATGCGGAACGCGAAACGCAAGTTCGTGCCATGGCCGGGGATTTCCCTCTTGAGACGACGGTCGGAAAATCCTACGAAGTGCTCGGCGGCGCCCGATTCTGTCTTGTCGCGTCTGGTACGGCTACCGTCGAAGCGGCGCTCCTGGGCGTGCCCATGATCGTGATGTACAAGGTGGCCCCCGTCACATACGCCTTGGCGCGGCTGCTGGTGCACGTCGAACACATCGGTATGGTGAACATTCTGGCGGGAAAGCGAATCGTGCCCGAATTCATACAAGGCGCGGCAACCGCGGAATCGATATTGCCCGAAGCCCTCGCATTGCTCGAAGACGGACCCAGGCGGAACCAGATGATTGAAGATCTCAACAAGGTGCGCGTCCAAATCGGAGGCCCAGGCGCCAGCAAACGCGCCGCATTGGCCGTCTTAGCGGTCGCGCGGGATGCCACCCGTGGCTGA
- the lpxA gene encoding acyl-ACP--UDP-N-acetylglucosamine O-acyltransferase, protein MKIHPTAIVDPKAELDEGVEVQPYSIIGPHVRIGSGTVVGPHCVIDGRTIIGKNNVFFAGAQIGVRCQDLKHKSEFIGRCELGDGNMIREYVTISASTMSSYEDEHRITTIGNGCLLMANSHVAHDCSLGNNVIMANSVALAGHVRVEDRANIGGLSAVHQFCVVGTMSMVGGMTRIWHDVLPYMLVDGNPARCCGLNVVGLKRNGLTDESRARIKAMYKILYRSGLNTTQATHEIEATVEDSDERSYLLDFIGKSIRGITP, encoded by the coding sequence ATGAAGATACATCCTACGGCCATCGTCGATCCCAAAGCGGAGTTGGACGAGGGCGTCGAAGTTCAGCCGTATAGCATTATCGGACCCCACGTCCGCATCGGCTCTGGCACCGTGGTCGGCCCGCATTGCGTGATCGACGGCCGGACCATCATCGGAAAGAACAACGTCTTCTTCGCGGGAGCGCAGATTGGCGTCCGTTGCCAGGACTTGAAACACAAGTCGGAATTCATCGGACGCTGCGAACTGGGCGACGGCAACATGATCCGGGAATACGTCACCATCAGCGCCAGCACCATGAGCAGCTACGAGGACGAGCACCGAATCACCACCATCGGGAACGGTTGCCTCCTCATGGCCAATTCTCATGTCGCGCACGACTGCTCGTTGGGCAACAACGTCATCATGGCCAACAGCGTTGCGCTGGCGGGGCACGTGCGCGTCGAAGACCGGGCCAACATCGGCGGCCTCAGCGCCGTACATCAGTTCTGTGTTGTGGGAACCATGTCAATGGTCGGCGGAATGACGCGCATCTGGCACGACGTGCTGCCGTATATGCTGGTGGACGGAAACCCGGCCCGATGCTGCGGTCTGAACGTCGTTGGCCTCAAACGGAATGGCCTGACCGACGAGTCCCGCGCCCGCATCAAGGCAATGTACAAGATCCTGTATCGTTCGGGCCTCAACACGACCCAGGCCACGCACGAAATTGAAGCCACCGTGGAAGATAGCGACGAACGCAGCTATCTCCTGGACTTCATCGGCAAGTCGATTCGCGGCATCACGCCGTAA
- a CDS encoding RNA-binding protein, producing MNIYVGNLPYSTTEEELRQNFEAFGRVDSARVIFDKFTNQSKGFGFVEMPNAAEAQAAISGLDGKQQGGRSLRVNEARPKTEGGGGGGRGGDRGGYRGR from the coding sequence ATGAACATTTATGTGGGCAATCTGCCGTACTCCACAACAGAGGAAGAGCTGAGGCAAAACTTTGAGGCGTTCGGCCGGGTTGACTCCGCGCGCGTCATTTTCGACAAGTTCACGAATCAGTCCAAAGGATTCGGTTTTGTCGAGATGCCGAATGCAGCAGAAGCTCAGGCAGCAATCAGCGGGCTTGATGGCAAACAACAGGGTGGCCGTTCGCTCCGCGTGAACGAAGCCCGACCGAAGACTGAAGGTGGCGGCGGCGGCGGACGCGGCGGAGACCGCGGCGGCTATCGCGGACGCTAA